A single region of the Anopheles funestus chromosome X, idAnoFuneDA-416_04, whole genome shotgun sequence genome encodes:
- the LOC125770513 gene encoding arginine/serine-rich protein PNISR encodes MMNRHGASNSNRPVEQGQLFSAMMSDIGPNQGAFVPGSNAFSLSHYQNMPNDQVDWAALAQQWIKMRETWMQPMSTMIPSPPPPPSFDRDTFDGAAGSNAPPRNRIIAGVEFEEQGEAPMEVEREDDGDIPVPPTPPKITNDCQPADETWRTWSWPMSMGSTSTLGNQHAPQALPNNQKLTDTQQRSGTGPPASAAAAIALWQAKNSHLFPVAYPKDSATMPREQTAANRRTFSTQPTKPSRLPGLMDREIKISASSSADVHRIDAKENVSGGGGAGSATINEEKRMMLPAWIREGLEKMEREKQQKLKREQEHRQREEKLSSQQNLHSLSPSPSREELTLPLSAPLEQEESQPKQEKVALNEQNIEQITKKILTEVFMETTNEVLLGIAQEEQSKVQKRKAKQAATSNVGRATYTRGLGLGIYGDSDEDEDEEEDQMTNDISKGSNSVNVTSDLESANNSDDDVSDTEAMRKMMEKILVRQQNFKSTAAQIEKWLGEVSEYTPHNAELQTEPLSSDEGSYEGQHGQRSDDADSDPAREGRTESPRHGKAGTGNGFGTSLFTPFGSTAQQSDQTNRASGSQENVVRKRREKRVSRFSDPRDTVRTTHITHVSIVSPSAETACPSKALEQQPAAKNVATVGGSTVRPKYPAQESKPRQTAAQQSYNAYLSIPSGQPYQTIYSITPGPKGTGCPKALSELVKSNPPSNSDGGKKSLGEESDSGSYRRKYRDRSRSRSSHGSRTSASRSGSFDSRSSRSTQSPNSHYSRSGQRRRSSSKRSRHDRDRSPLDRHSPSSYSSSRRHRRDSGNSSRSRSRSSSKYSSRRRF; translated from the exons ATGATGAATCGACACGGTGCCTCGAATTCCAACCGACCGGTGGAGCAGGGACAACTGTTTTCCGCCATGATGTCCGACATTGGCCCGAACCAGGGTGCGTTCGTACCGGGTAGCAATGCGTTCTCCCTGTCCCACTACCAGAACATGCCTAACGATCAGGTTGACTGGGCCGCCCTGGCCCAGCAGTGGATCAAGATGCGTGAAACCTGGATGCAGCCAATGTCCACCATGATTCCATcgccgccaccaccgccaTCGTTCGATCGGGATACATTTGATGGTGCGGCTGGAAGCAATGCGCCTCCCAGGAACCGAATCATTGCGGGGGTTGAATTCGAAGAGCAGGGTGAAGCCCCGATGGAGGTAGAGCGTGAAGATGATGGCGATATACCGGTTCCACCGACACCACCAAAAATCACCAACGATTGCCAGCCGGCCGACGAGACGTGGCGAACCTGGTCGTGGCCAATGTCGATGGGCAGCACGTCGACGCTTGGCAACCAACATGCGCCACAAGCGCTTCCAAACAATCAAAAGCTTACCGACACTCAGCAAAGGTCCGGCACCGGTCCGCCGGCATCAGCTGCCGCTGCCATTGCGCTGTGGCAGGCGAAAAACAGCCATCTCTTCCCGGTCGCCTATCCCAAAGATTCCGCGACGATGCCGCGTGAACAGACGGCGGCAAACCGACGCACGTTCAGCACGCAACCGACGAAACCATCCCGGTTGCCCGGGTTGATGGATCGCGAGATAAAGATAAGCGCGTCATCTTCCGCCGATGTGCACCGTATCGATGCGAAGGAAAATGttagcggtggtggtggtgctggttcTGCCACAATCAATGAGGAAAAGCGTATGATGCTTCCTGCCTGGATACGCGAAGGTTTAGAAAAGATGGAACgggaaaagcagcaaaagttAAAACGCGAGCAAGAACACCGTCAGCGGGAAGAGAAACTATCCAGCCAGCAAAATCTACACTCCTTGTCGCCATCG CCTAGTCGAGAGGAGCTGACCCTACCATTAAGTGCACCGCTAGAGCAGGAAGAATCGCAACCGAAGCAAGAGAAGGTGGCATTAAATGAGCAGAACATTGAACAGATT acaaagaaaatattgacTGAAGTTTTTATGGAAACAACTAATGAAGTATTACTTGGCATCGCCCAAGAGGAGCAGAGCAAGGTGCAGAAGCGAAAAG CTAAACAAGCTGCCACATCTAATGTTGGACGTGCGACGTATACCAGAGGACTTG GCCTCGGTATATACGGCGACAGTGATGAGGATGAGgacgaagaagaagatcaGATGACGAACGACATTAGCAAAGGTTCGAACAGTGTCAACGTTACATCCGATTTGGAAAGTGCGAACAATTCGGATGACGATGTATCCGACACGGAAGCGATGCGTAAAATGATG GAAAAAATACTTGTCCGGCAGCAGAATTTCAAATCCACTGCAGCGCAAATCGAAAAATGGCTGGGCGAGGTGTCGGAATATACGCCACATAATGCCGAATTGCAGACGGAACCGTTGTCGTCGGATGAGGGTTCGTATGAGGGGCAGCACGGTCAGCGAAGCGATGACGCTGATTCCGATCCAGCGCGTGAGGGGCGGACAGAATCTCCACGCCACGGCAAGGCAGGTACCGGTAACGGATTCGGTACGTCACTGTTTACGCCTTTCGGCAGCACAGCCCAACAGTCGGACCAAACGAATCGGGCTAGCGGTAGTCAGGAAAATG TGGTACGTAAGCGACGTGAAAAACGTGTGTCGCGCTTCAGTGATCCACGCGATACGGTGCGTACGACACACATTACGCATGTTTCGATTGTATCACCGTCAGCAGAAACGGCGTGTCCCAGCAAGGCGCTAGAACAGCAGCCTGCTGCAAAGAATGTAGCTACCGTTGGTGGGAGTACTGTACGCCCGAAATACCCAGCACAGGAGAGTAAGCCACGCCAGACGGCGGCCCAACAGTCCTATAACGCGTACTTGAGCATACCATCGGGTCAACCATACCAAACGATCTACAGCATTACGCCCGGTCCGAAGGGAACCGGCTGCCCGAAGGCACTGAGCGAACTGGTCAAAAGCAACCCGCCATCGAACAGCGACGGTGGCAAAAAATCCCTCGGGGAGGAAAGTGATAGCGGTAGCTACCGCCGGAAGTATCGCGACCGTTCCCGGTCACGCTCATCGCACGGTTCACGCACGAGCGCTTCCCGGTCCGGTTCGTTCGATTCCCGTTCGTCCCGGTCCACCCAGTCACCGAACAGTCACTATTCACGCTCGGGCCAACGGAGGCGCTCCTCGTCCAAACGATCGCGCCACGATCGGGACCGTTCGCCGCTCGATCGCCATTCACCGTCGTCCTACTCATCATCGCGCCGTCACCGCCGTGACAGTGGCAACTCATCCCGCTCCCGTTCACGGTCCTCGTCGAAATATTCTTCCCGGCGGCGGTTTTAA
- the LOC125765238 gene encoding monocarboxylate transporter 2-like isoform X2 — translation MSFSSNDTIRPLALQRSHSLPHLTNSREDSGVALSASGSCSGLNNLGYGSDGSSSRRHRHHHHHHHHHHRHHDLKIPYGARLVADLRQLITLKQHYYPEGGWGWLVTYIGIIINCIAHGLQLSAGVFLLQTAHIFPHLTVAAGWLGALSTAVALFISPITIAVCKRKSTRLTAVIGGLVTALGCLFTSFASQFHQLFFSYGAVVGVGVGMTRDCSTLMVAQYFKKRREFVEIFIVSGSGLGIAVMSSFIKSAIDAIGWRLGLQAVTGTVFITFILGTCYRSASLYHPQRRAILHLKNQKRKIKDKNKHDDRPPFFDFSTLRSKTVRILLASTGIGAFGINTPIFYLAHEVQKDGIGDKVMILQIYLGLAWTLGCTAFGLLVVRNSVECRIARQYLCQTAIFMCGVCILALTAVHGNYHGYVMFVWIYGIFCGGYHYSLKMYTYEKVRARNFARAWGFVQFAQAIPIALGVPISGYMNDSGSGTAGYYFSSGCAIVGSVLMFLIDLHRRSVSRHKHTRANGTRHLCVSETCPQRRKLSFSQEPDNEPGIITGNTAMMIGPELLIPPLSDGIVEPINGLDKPELTCISEEGIADMDLPDNLLDDLDYVGDCITSCNKVENYLMLSEFENNLSAEVPILLDKRGRRLSLSKTKALLGGHLGAAPGSTLLATQHHPECPIEHSLGQASVAAGHPGDANGLALLHPHQSHHHSQHHHPHHHHHHHHPHHHQQQPANGDLGKNVSPLVTKSDSAPQNTIGGGGTGGGRVGVEGGKQAAGNGGGSSTSNNSSGSSSSSAVTSNTLQPQQHCRLNSKWRPSQQVGFLNNRVISVIDEASV, via the exons ATGTCGTTCTCGTCGAACGATACGATACGGCCGCTGGCATTGCAGCGCTCACACTCACTGCCCCATCTAACAAACTCCCGGGAAGATTCGGGTGTGGCGCTAAGTGCCAGCGGTTCCTGCAGCGGACTGAACAATCTCGGGTACGGTTCGGATGGATCGTCCAGCAGGCGGCACcggcaccatcatcaccatcatcaccatcaccatcgtcatcaCGATCTGAAGATACCGTACGGTGCGCGGCTCGTTGCCGATCTCCGGCAGCTGATAACGCTCAAGCAGCACTATTACCCGGAAGGTGGCTGGGGCTGGCTGGTCACGTACATCGGTATCATCATCAACTGTATTGCCCACGGTTTGCAGCTGTCCGCGGGTGTATTCCTACTGCAGACGGCACACATCTTCCCCCACCTGACTGTTGCCGCAG GATGGTTGGGCGCACTGTCAACAGCGGTAGCACTCTTCATATCACCCATCACGATCGCGGTATGCAAACGGAAGTCAACGCGACTCACCGCTGTCATCGGTGGACTGGTGACCGCACTGGGTTGCCTCTTCACATCCTTCGCCTCTCAGTTTCACCAGCTATTCTTCAGCTATG GTGCCGTCGTAGGTGTCGGTGTTGGGATGACGCGCGACTGCTCCACCCTGATGGTGGCACAGTACTTCAAGAAGCGGCGCGAATTCGTCGAGATATTTATCGTGTCCGGCTCCGGGCTCGGTATCGCCGTCATGTCAAGCTTTATCAAGTCGGCGATCGATGCGATCGGGTGGCGGTTGGGACTGCAGGCCGTCACCGGCACTGTCTTTATCACGTTCATCCTCGGCACCTGCTACCGGTCCGCCTCGCTCTATCATCCGCAGCGGCGCGCGATCCTGCACCTGAAGAACCAGAAGCGTAAAATTAAGGACAAGAACAAACATGACGATCGGCCACCGTTCTTCGATTTTAGCACGCTGCGCAGCAAAACCGTACGCATACTGCTCGCATCAACAGGCATTGG TGCGTTCGGTATCAACACACCGATCTTCTACCTAGCACACGAAGTGCAGAAGGATGGCATTGGCGATAAGGTAATGATCTTGCAGATCTACCTCGGACTGGCCTGGACACTCGGGTGCACCGCGTTCGGGCTGCTGGTCGTACGGAACAGCGTCGAATGTCGCATCGCCCGCCAGTATCTCTGCCAAACCGCCATCTTTATGTGTGGCGTTTGCATACTCGCGCTTACCGCTGTGCACGGTAACTACCACGGGTACGTGATGTTCGTCTGGATCTACGGTATCTTCTGCGGCGGCTATCACTACTCACTCAAGATGTACACCTACGAGAAGGTGCGGGCACGCAACTTCGCCCGTGCCTGGGGTTTCGTCCAGTTTGCCCAGGCAATACCGATCGCACTCGGTGTACCGATCTCTGGCTACATGAACGACAGTGGATCCGGCACCGCTGGCTACTACTTCAGTTCAGGCTGTGCCATCGTCGGCAGTGTCCTAATGTTTCTGATCGATCTGCACCGGCGTTCCGTGTCACGCCACAAACACACCAG AGCGAACGGTACACGCCACCTGTGCGTCTCGGAAACCTGCCCCCAGCGCCGCAAACTCTCCTTCTCGCAAGAGCCGGACAACGAACCGGGCATAATTACCGGCAACACGGCAATGATGATCGGTCCAGAGCTGCTCATTCCGCCACTCAGCGACGGTATCGTGGAGCCAATCAACGGACTAGACAAACCAGAGCTCACCTGCATCTCCGAGGAGGGTATAGCCGACATGGATCTACCGGATAACTTGCTGGACGATCTCGACTACGTCGGTGATTGCATTACCTCGTGCAATAAG GTGGAAAACTATCTCATGCTGAGCGAGTTCGAGAACAACCTCAGTGCCGAAGTTCCTATCCTGCTAGACAAGCGGGGCCGCCGGTTATCACTCTCCAAAACGAAGGCACTGCTCGGTGGCCATCTTGGAGCGGCACCGGGTAGTACATTACTAGCGACCCAACACCATCCCGAATGTCCCATCGAACATTCGCTCGGACAGGCGTCAGTAGCGGCTGGCCATCCCGGTGATGCAAACGGTCTCGCCCTGTTGCATCCCCACCAGTCACACCACCATAGTCAGCACCATcatccccatcatcatcaccatcatcatcatccccatCATCACCAGCAACAGCCAGCGAATGGTGATCTGGGCAAGAATGTGTCACCGCTGGTGACGAAATCGGACTCTGCACCACAGAACACGATCGGCGGTGGTGGCACCGGTGGAGGACGGGTTGGAGTGGAAGGTGGCAAACAGGCGGCCGGTAATGGGggtggcagcagcaccagcaacaacagtagtggtagtagtagtagcagtgcCGTCACCTCCAACACCCTTCAGCCTCAGCAGCACTGCAGACTGAACAGCAAATGGCGCCCGAGCCAACAGGTCGGGTTTCTCAACAACCGCGTTATATCTGTGATCGATGAAGCCTCAGtttag
- the LOC125765238 gene encoding monocarboxylate transporter 8-like isoform X1 — translation MRILFQNEPVYGNYEDSGVATSADAHSLVFDEPITPPPVGGNTPTGGTTHSKLKGTQERGSPLGELEALAKALAQAQGANLVQLVPVGNDAKPKRIRRRTNKPNADDGKDRGNNQPEEEIGDEEEDGEEDAVDDEEEEEEVDPEQGEVGEDGLGGEGHSPTLPHLLHHRHHHHLPHQQRASSRMSNTSTSTIKQHYYPEGGWGWIIVLVGVLVHILTHGLQTAVGVLILAAGSAYRIESIIFTGWLGALSTAVALFISPITIAVCKRKSTRLTAVIGGLVTALGCLFTSFASQFHQLFFSYGAVVGVGVGMTRDCSTLMVAQYFKKRREFVEIFIVSGSGLGIAVMSSFIKSAIDAIGWRLGLQAVTGTVFITFILGTCYRSASLYHPQRRAILHLKNQKRKIKDKNKHDDRPPFFDFSTLRSKTVRILLASTGIGAFGINTPIFYLAHEVQKDGIGDKVMILQIYLGLAWTLGCTAFGLLVVRNSVECRIARQYLCQTAIFMCGVCILALTAVHGNYHGYVMFVWIYGIFCGGYHYSLKMYTYEKVRARNFARAWGFVQFAQAIPIALGVPISGYMNDSGSGTAGYYFSSGCAIVGSVLMFLIDLHRRSVSRHKHTRANGTRHLCVSETCPQRRKLSFSQEPDNEPGIITGNTAMMIGPELLIPPLSDGIVEPINGLDKPELTCISEEGIADMDLPDNLLDDLDYVGDCITSCNKVENYLMLSEFENNLSAEVPILLDKRGRRLSLSKTKALLGGHLGAAPGSTLLATQHHPECPIEHSLGQASVAAGHPGDANGLALLHPHQSHHHSQHHHPHHHHHHHHPHHHQQQPANGDLGKNVSPLVTKSDSAPQNTIGGGGTGGGRVGVEGGKQAAGNGGGSSTSNNSSGSSSSSAVTSNTLQPQQHCRLNSKWRPSQQVGFLNNRVISVIDEASV, via the exons ATGCGCATACTGTTCCAAAACGAACCGGTGTACGGGAACTACGAGGATTCGGGTGTTGCGACCAGTGCCGACGCACACTCGCTCGTGTTCGATGAACCGATCACACCGCCACCGGTCGGTGGCAATACACCGACCGGCGGTACCACACACTCGAAGCTAAAAGGCACACAGGAACGTGGCTCACCGCTCGGTGAGCTGGAGGCACTGGCGAAGGCACTCGCCCAAGCACAAGGAGCAAATCTGGTACAGCTGGTACCCGTTGGCAATGATGCCAAACCGAAGCGTATCCGAAGGCGCACCAACAAACCGAACGCGGACGACGGAAAGGATAGGGGAAACAATCAACCGGAGGAGGAGATTGGGGATGAGGAGGAGGACGGCGAAGAGGATGCAGTCGATgacgaggaggaagaggaggaggtaGATCCGGAGCAGGGAGAGGTGGGCGAGGATGGGTTAGGGGGTGAGGGACATTCACCGACTCTGCCCCATCTGTTGCACCatcggcatcatcatcatctgccgCACCAGCAGCGTGCATCCAGCCGGATGTCCAACACCAGCACCAGTACGATCAAGCAGCACTACTATCCGGAGGGTGGCTGGGGCTGGATCATAGTGCTGGTCGGCGTACTGGTACACATCTTGACGCACGGCCTTCAAACGGCGGTCGGAGTGCTGATTCTAGCGGCGGGTAGCGCCTATCGCATCGAGTCAATCATCTTCACAG GATGGTTGGGCGCACTGTCAACAGCGGTAGCACTCTTCATATCACCCATCACGATCGCGGTATGCAAACGGAAGTCAACGCGACTCACCGCTGTCATCGGTGGACTGGTGACCGCACTGGGTTGCCTCTTCACATCCTTCGCCTCTCAGTTTCACCAGCTATTCTTCAGCTATG GTGCCGTCGTAGGTGTCGGTGTTGGGATGACGCGCGACTGCTCCACCCTGATGGTGGCACAGTACTTCAAGAAGCGGCGCGAATTCGTCGAGATATTTATCGTGTCCGGCTCCGGGCTCGGTATCGCCGTCATGTCAAGCTTTATCAAGTCGGCGATCGATGCGATCGGGTGGCGGTTGGGACTGCAGGCCGTCACCGGCACTGTCTTTATCACGTTCATCCTCGGCACCTGCTACCGGTCCGCCTCGCTCTATCATCCGCAGCGGCGCGCGATCCTGCACCTGAAGAACCAGAAGCGTAAAATTAAGGACAAGAACAAACATGACGATCGGCCACCGTTCTTCGATTTTAGCACGCTGCGCAGCAAAACCGTACGCATACTGCTCGCATCAACAGGCATTGG TGCGTTCGGTATCAACACACCGATCTTCTACCTAGCACACGAAGTGCAGAAGGATGGCATTGGCGATAAGGTAATGATCTTGCAGATCTACCTCGGACTGGCCTGGACACTCGGGTGCACCGCGTTCGGGCTGCTGGTCGTACGGAACAGCGTCGAATGTCGCATCGCCCGCCAGTATCTCTGCCAAACCGCCATCTTTATGTGTGGCGTTTGCATACTCGCGCTTACCGCTGTGCACGGTAACTACCACGGGTACGTGATGTTCGTCTGGATCTACGGTATCTTCTGCGGCGGCTATCACTACTCACTCAAGATGTACACCTACGAGAAGGTGCGGGCACGCAACTTCGCCCGTGCCTGGGGTTTCGTCCAGTTTGCCCAGGCAATACCGATCGCACTCGGTGTACCGATCTCTGGCTACATGAACGACAGTGGATCCGGCACCGCTGGCTACTACTTCAGTTCAGGCTGTGCCATCGTCGGCAGTGTCCTAATGTTTCTGATCGATCTGCACCGGCGTTCCGTGTCACGCCACAAACACACCAG AGCGAACGGTACACGCCACCTGTGCGTCTCGGAAACCTGCCCCCAGCGCCGCAAACTCTCCTTCTCGCAAGAGCCGGACAACGAACCGGGCATAATTACCGGCAACACGGCAATGATGATCGGTCCAGAGCTGCTCATTCCGCCACTCAGCGACGGTATCGTGGAGCCAATCAACGGACTAGACAAACCAGAGCTCACCTGCATCTCCGAGGAGGGTATAGCCGACATGGATCTACCGGATAACTTGCTGGACGATCTCGACTACGTCGGTGATTGCATTACCTCGTGCAATAAG GTGGAAAACTATCTCATGCTGAGCGAGTTCGAGAACAACCTCAGTGCCGAAGTTCCTATCCTGCTAGACAAGCGGGGCCGCCGGTTATCACTCTCCAAAACGAAGGCACTGCTCGGTGGCCATCTTGGAGCGGCACCGGGTAGTACATTACTAGCGACCCAACACCATCCCGAATGTCCCATCGAACATTCGCTCGGACAGGCGTCAGTAGCGGCTGGCCATCCCGGTGATGCAAACGGTCTCGCCCTGTTGCATCCCCACCAGTCACACCACCATAGTCAGCACCATcatccccatcatcatcaccatcatcatcatccccatCATCACCAGCAACAGCCAGCGAATGGTGATCTGGGCAAGAATGTGTCACCGCTGGTGACGAAATCGGACTCTGCACCACAGAACACGATCGGCGGTGGTGGCACCGGTGGAGGACGGGTTGGAGTGGAAGGTGGCAAACAGGCGGCCGGTAATGGGggtggcagcagcaccagcaacaacagtagtggtagtagtagtagcagtgcCGTCACCTCCAACACCCTTCAGCCTCAGCAGCACTGCAGACTGAACAGCAAATGGCGCCCGAGCCAACAGGTCGGGTTTCTCAACAACCGCGTTATATCTGTGATCGATGAAGCCTCAGtttag